CCCAGGCGCTCCGGATTCCGGAGCTGGGGCGATTCCTGGAGGACGTATCCATCGTTCGCGAGGCCTACCTGAAACGATGCGCGCTGGCGGCTTCCTGATGGGAGATGCGCTCGGCGACGTGCTTCCGGGCGTCAGATTCCTGCACGGGTGAAGACGTCGTCCACGAGTGTCCGGGCATCCCGTTGGATGCGCTCCAGATGGGCCTGGTCCACGAAGCTTTCGGCGTAAATCTTGTAGATATCCTCCGTCCCTGAAGGCCGGGCTGCGAACCATCCGTTCTCCGTTTCGACCTTCAGACCGCCGATGGGCGCGTTGTTGGCCGGCGCGCGGGTCAGGATGCGCGTGATGGGATGGCCGCCGACGGTCGAGGCCTGCACGTCGTCCACGGAAAGGGCCGAGAGCGCCTTCTTGCGGGCCGGACCGGCGGGAGCATCGGTGCGTGCATAGATCGGTGCGCCGAATCGTTCCGTGAGCGCCGTGTAGTGCTCCCCGGGATCCTTCCCTGTATGGGCCGTGATTTCGGCGGCCAACAGATTCATGATGATGCCATCCTTGTCCGTCGTCCACGTGGTCCCGTCCCGACGCAGGAACGATGCGCCCGCACTCTCTTCCCCGCCGAAGCCATACGCCGACGACAGGAGCCCGTCCACGAACCACTTGAACCCGACCGGGACCTCGGCAACACGGCGCCCCAGGTCACCCGCCACACGGTCAATCATGGAGCTGGATACGAGGGTCTTGCCGATCTGCGCGTCCCGCGGCCAGGACGTCCGGTTACGGAACAGGTACTGGATGGCGACGGCCAGGTAATGATTGGGATTCATGAGTCCGGCCGACGGCGTGACAATACCGTGACGGTCGAAATCGGGGTCGTTCCCGAATGCCACATCGAACCGGTCCTTGAGGTCCACCAGGCCGGCCATGGCCCACGGCGATGAACAGTCCATCCGGATTTTCCCGTCCCGGTCCAGCCGCATGAACGAAAATGTGGGGTCAACGCCCGGATTCACGACGGTGATGTCGATGCCATACCGCTCGGCGATCAGGTCCCAGTACGCCGCGCCAGCCCCCCCCATGGGGTCGGCACCCAATCGCAGGCCGCTGGCCGCAATGGCCTCCATGTCGACGACCGCGCCCAGGTCGGAAATGTAGTCACGACGAAGGTCCATGGGGCGGGCGGCGTCCAGCGCGTCCTGGAAGGATACGCGCCGGACGCCGCCCGCCCCCTTCCGGATGAGTTCATTCGCGCGATCCTGGATCCACCGCGTGACATCGGTATCGGCAGGCCCCCCGGTGGGCGGATTGTATTTGAAGCCGCCGTCCTCCGGCGGATTGTGGGACGGCGTAATGACGATCCCATCTGCCCGGCGGCTCCGCGTCCGGTTCCAGCCCAGGATGGCCCACGAAATGACCGGCGTCGGCACCGGATCCAGGTTTTCCTGGTAGATAACGGCGACATCGTTGGCGGCCAGTACTTCCATGGCCGTTTCCAGGGCCGGGGCTGAGAGCGCGTGCGTATCGGCCCCGATGAACAGCGGCCCGTCAATGCCCTGCGCGCGCCGGTACTCGCAAATGGCCTGCGTAGTAGCCAGGA
The Rhodothermales bacterium genome window above contains:
- the pgm gene encoding phosphoglucomutase (alpha-D-glucose-1,6-bisphosphate-dependent) translates to MSPTSSNGLSDIHPLAGRSVPADMVMDTAALVDAYFTRSADAAAPGGPPVAFGTSGHRGSSLDASFTEIHILATTQAICEYRRAQGIDGPLFIGADTHALSAPALETAMEVLAANDVAVIYQENLDPVPTPVISWAILGWNRTRSRRADGIVITPSHNPPEDGGFKYNPPTGGPADTDVTRWIQDRANELIRKGAGGVRRVSFQDALDAARPMDLRRDYISDLGAVVDMEAIAASGLRLGADPMGGAGAAYWDLIAERYGIDITVVNPGVDPTFSFMRLDRDGKIRMDCSSPWAMAGLVDLKDRFDVAFGNDPDFDRHGIVTPSAGLMNPNHYLAVAIQYLFRNRTSWPRDAQIGKTLVSSSMIDRVAGDLGRRVAEVPVGFKWFVDGLLSSAYGFGGEESAGASFLRRDGTTWTTDKDGIIMNLLAAEITAHTGKDPGEHYTALTERFGAPIYARTDAPAGPARKKALSALSVDDVQASTVGGHPITRILTRAPANNAPIGGLKVETENGWFAARPSGTEDIYKIYAESFVDQAHLERIQRDARTLVDDVFTRAGI